Genomic segment of uncultured Umboniibacter sp.:
TCCTCTATTCGCGCAGCTGAAATAGGCGGCATCCGTAGAGCCCTCAATCCAAGGTGGCCCCCACTTACGCGTGTCATCGCCTTGAAGGCTCTCAATTTTGATAACGTCTGCGCCGAAATCAGCCAGGACTTGGCCCGCCCAGGGCCCGGCCAAAATTCGACTCAAATCTACAACTTTTAATCCGGTAAGTGGTCCGCTCATGATCAACTATCCATTGGTAGGTCCATTATTATTCCAGGAGTGTATCGCGTTAGCGCAATGGTTTCACTAGTTCCCAATTTAAGCGTAAACTAACGCAAAACTTTAGAAGGTAAGGGCAATGTCAAAAGGTCGTGAAAAACATCAAGCGCGGTTAAATGAGCTCTCTCTATTTGGCAAAGACTTAGCACGTCGCTCCGGGCGAAAGTGTGAGTTATGTGAAGCCTCTGGTGTTGCACTCAAGGCGGTGGAAGTTGAACCAGCCCCTAAGGAACCGGATTTCGATTACTGTGTTTTTATCTGCGACACCTGTGACGATCAATTGCGCAGTCCCAAGCGAAGAGATCATAATCACTGGCGTTGTCTAACTCAGTCCGTCTGGTCAGAGACTCCGGCTATTCAGGCGCTCTCTATTTGGTTGGTAAGGCAAATCCCCGAAGACTGGGCAACTGATACCGTAGAAATGATTTTCGCCGATGATGACGTTATGCAATGGGCGGACACAATTAGTTTCGAAGGCAAATAACGCAAGGTAGCCATTATGATTGAGCATCAATTAGACCTCACCACTCCGGCACTGCTGTTTCCCGCCATTTCGTTACTTTTACTGGCCTATACCAATCGTTTTTTAACCTTGGCTCAACTGCTAAGACAGGTTCGTCGCCAGAGTATCGACTTTTCGCATTTTAGCGGCGCCCAGCAAGTAAAAAATCTGCGTTTTCGGGTACTTCTAATTCGCTGGATGCAATTCCTTGGCGTGGCGGCATTTCTATTATGCACCGCTACCATGCTGGCGCTCTATCTTTCGGCCGCAACGGTCGCAAGCCTACTTTTTCTTGGCAGCCTCATTACCCTGTGTGGATCGCTGATCTTCTCTATGTGGGAAATTCATATCTCTATGGTGGCTATTAATTTGGAGCTAGAGGGATTAGAGCGCGAAAGTACTGAAGGCAGCGAAGGCCAAGGGTAACCAGAGCGCGGTTAATATGGCATTCAAACCCATACCTAGGGCGCTAAACCCCGCTTCAACGGGGTTATGCTCCAGCAGCTTAGCTGTAGCGAAGGCATGGGCAGTGAGACCCTGAGAAAGCCCCCGCACTGCGGTATTCTCAACCCCAAGTCTGGCCAAAACATACGGACCCATAAACGCGCCCATCGCCCCTGTCAGTGAGACCGATAATGCCGAAATTGGTGCCAAGGCCCCCATCATTTCTGCCAAGGTGTAGGCTACGGGGGTGGTCACGGACTTAGGCGCTAAACTCAGCCAAACCGCTTCATCCACGCCTACCCAAGGTAGCGGTCCAATCGCCAGTATTCCCAACAGCACTGAACACACGGCCAGTCCGGCCGCTAATCTTGCAAAACCCGAGGCCAATTCACGGACACTTCGATAGATAGGCAGCGCCAACGCTACAATTGCCAACTCTAAGCAGCGAAGTAGATATTCGCCACCCACCATAAATTGGCCATAGTTTAACGGCGTCAAAATGAGTACGGCAAAGACCATGGCACTCAAAGAAAACACGGGATGGAGAAGCGGCATTGCGCCACTGCGCCGATAGGCCCACAGACTAAAGCGGTAACAGACCAATAGCGTTAGCATTGTTGCCCCAGCTAAGAACCAACTTGCCATCAGTCCGTCTTCCTCATGGCACGTTGCAAGATCAACGCGACCACGATCAAACTTAGCAACCAACTGACAAACAAATAGGTGACCAGAAGCAGCCAGCCCCAAGCATCAAGGATATCAATCTGCGTAACGCCAACAATGGCAGGAACGAAGAATAAACTGAGGTGAGGTAGCACCCGGTCAACGGGTTCACCGAGCCAATCGGGAATCCGGCCAATGGCAGTGAGTGCCACCACCAGCAATATCATGCCAATAATAGCTCCTGGGAAGGGAAGCGAAAAGGATGCTTGAAGTAGTTTGCCTACCGCTAAGAAAGCGCTGAGACAAACTACCATAGCTAGTGCTTTAGCAAGCCACTTTAGTGATTGCATGAATCCTCGAGTGATTTAACTTTCCGACGATATGCGTGAAGCAGCGGTTCAGTATAACCACTTGGCTGCTCAGCCCCGAGGAAAATTAAATCACGAGCGGCGGCGAAAGCCAAACTCTCTGAAGGATTCGTTGCCATAGGCTGGTACGCTGGATCCTGTGCATTCTGCTGATCAACAATCGCCGCCATCTTGAGCATCGACGCATTAACTTGCTCTGCGGTGATTAACTCCTGAGTCAACCAGTTGCAAATGTGTTGACTGGAGATACGCAGTGTTGCCCTATCTTCCATTAGTCCAACGTTGTTAATATCGGGTACTTTCGAACAGCCGACACCCATATCTACCCAACGCACAACGTAACCAAGGATCCCCTGAACGTTATTATCGAGTTCATGTAATCGGGTCTTTTCATCCAATACCGAGGGATTAGCCTGAAGTGGAATCTGAAGAATATCATCTACCGATGCAGGCGTCCGAGTTTGTAGTTCGTCTTGGATTGAGGAAACACTAACTTGGTGATAATGCAAAGCATGTAAAGTCGCTGCAGTAGGCGATGGTACCCACGCGGTATTCGCGCCCGCCTTCGGATGACCAATCTTCTGCTTAAGCATTTCTGCCATTTGATCAGGGATTGGCCACATTCCTTTACCTATCTGAGCACGACCTTGAAGGCCACACTGCAGACCGATATCGACATTAGAGTTCTCATAGGCACCCAGCCAAACCGCCTGCTTGATTTCGGCCTTAGGAAGGAAAGCACCCGCTAACATTGAGGTGTGAATTTCATCGCCCGTACGATCAAGGAAGCCAGTATTAATAAAGGCTACTCGACTCGATGCTGCAGCAATACAATTCTTCAAATTGATAGAAGTACGGCGCTCCTCATCCATGATGCCCATCTTAATCGTACCAGAAGGCAGTTGGTATAGGCGCTCGATAGCCGCGAACAGTGCGTCAGCAAAAGCGACTTCAGCAGAGCCATGCATTTTAGGCTTAACAATGTAGATACTCCCGCAACGACTATTACCCTCCTCACCGCGACGCAGATCATAAAGCGAGATGAGGCTGGTCACCACGCCATCGATAATACCCTCGGGCACTTCGCGACCTTGAGCATCGAGTATTGCATCATTAGTCATGAGATGACCTACGTTACGGACGAACAGTAAGCTGCGGCCTTTAATGACGATGGTCTCACCACCTCTGCCAATATAGCGACGGTCTTCGTTCAGCTTGCGTTGAATGGTCTTACCATTTTTCTCAATGTTTTCAACCAAGTTACCCTGCATTAACCCCAACCAGTTTCGATAGCAAAGCACTTTGTCCTCGGCATCGACTGCCGCCACGGAATCTTCGCAATCCATAATGGTAGATAATGCCGACTCCAACAGAATATCGCTCATGTTAGCCGAATCGGCCTGGCCCACATTCGTACTGGCATCAAACTGCAACTCAACACTTAGGCGGTTATGCTCCAGCAAAATACGCTCTGGCTGCTGAGGCTCGCCACTAAAACCCTTCCACGCACTGCTATCGCGCAACCTCACTGAATCACCACTGGCAAGTACGACAACTAACTCACCCGATTCCACTCGGTAGCTCACGGCATCCTGGTGAGAGCCACTTTGTAACTGAAAATTATCGTCTAACCACTTCTTCGCCCAGCTAATCACTTGTTCGCCTCGGACAGTGTCGTAACCCTTACCTGCGGGCTCACTGATTATCGCGTCGGTACCGTAGAGGGCATCGTAGAGGCTACCCCAGCGTGCGTTGGCCGCATTAAGCGCGTAGCGAGCATTCATAATAGGGACGACCAACTGAGGACCAGCTTGCTGAGCAAGTTCGGCATCAACCTTATCTGTGGTAATCTGAAAGTCATCCACCACAGGCTCAAGATAACCTATTTCCTGTAGGAAGGACTTGTAACGGTTAAACTCTGGATTGTTGTGGTGACGGTGATATTCGCTGATTCGCGCCTGAAGATCATCACGCTTAATTAATAGCTCGCGATTTTGTGGGACGAATCCTTCGATAATCTGTTCAAAGCCCGCCCAGAACGCTGCGGGCTCAATCGCTAAACCAGGCAGCACATCTCGATTGATAAAATCGGCAAGAACGTCTGCTACTTGAAGGGTCCCGATGGATTGATACTGTGTCATAAAAGCTACCTCGTTTATTGCGCCACCCTTAATGAATCAAACTCATAGTGGCAAGTCGATGGATTCATCATAACGGGACTCACGCAAACGGCTAGTTACAATCGGGTATTACTCAGATAACTTCTATGAATAGTGTTTAGCTCAGCGCAATACCATAGATGTAATCATCCATTACAAAGCCGTTACCGATATCATTGCATACCGACTCTAGCTGGGAAAACCCGTTGCGCTCATAGGCTTTTATAGCTTTAACATTGGCCTTATTGACCGCCAACTTCAGCTGCGAGGCGCCGGCCTCCGTAGCCTCTCGTTTGATCCAGCTCAACATCTGCGAGCCTATCCCTGCGCCAATCTCGTTAGGCAGCAAATAGAGCTTATGGAGGTAGGCCGTTTGTGAATCAATGAGTTCCCAGCCAGCAAATCCCACTAATTCCTCATCCTTATAAGCCCCCGCAAACTGAACTCCACGCTCCATATCACTGCGGAGCTGATCATGGCTATACATCCAGCCAAGCATGAAGTCGATCTGCTCGTGCGAAATAATCCCTGGGTAATGTGCTCGCCACGCGAGCTCAGCAATTCTTTGTACCGTAGAAATATCCTCGGCCTTAAGTTGACGAATGAGTTGATGTTGGGGGGCGGACTTGGTTTGAGTGTTAGGCATAGGGGATGGGAACCGATAGGGTTTCTTTGACTTCTTCCATTACAACATAGGAGGTGGACTCTTGCACATCCGGTAGGGTTAGCAAAGTTTCCCCAAGAAAGTGTCGATACGCGGGCATATCGGCGACTCGAGCTTTGATCAAATAATCAAAATTACCCGAGACGAGGTAACACTCCTGGACTTCTTCTAATTTGATGGCCGCTTCACGAAATTCCGAAAAAATACCCTGCGCCTTTCGCGCCAAACGAATTTGCACAAAGACCACCAAACCGGCAGATAAATAGGACGGGTCTATGACCGCGGTATAACCCTTAATAACACCCTGTTTCTCTAGGCGCTTCACTCGTTCCATACAGGGAGTTGTGGAAAGCCCAACCTGACGAGACAGTTCGGCGTAACTCATCCGTCCATTTTTCTGCAACAGGCGTAAAATATTTTTATCAATTTTACTTAGATTTTTCATGTCACCTTTCATACAAAAACCCAACTTTAAGTTGATTTCACTAATTTAAAACCAATTTATCAATACAATCACCTTAAATTAAACGTTAATCAGGAAAAAAATCAAGTAGTGAGCTCTATAATGAATCAAGTTTCTAATATCTAGTCCTAAACACGATTTAGCTTTTTAAGAGGATTTTTGCCATGTTGATCGGTGTACCTAAAGAAATCAAAAACCACGAATATCGTATTGGTTTAACACCTGCTGGTGTTAAAGAACTTATCGCCAATGGCCATCAAGTTATGGTTGAATTCAATGGTGGTGACGCAATCGGCTTCAGCAACGACCAGTATGTGGCTGCCGGTGCAGAGATTGTTGAAAAGGCTAGCGATATTTTCGCTCGTGCCGACATGATCATCAAAGTAAAAGAACCTCAGCCAGTTGAGTGCGAAATGCTTCGCCCTGGTCAGTTACTTTTCACCTACCTCCACCTTGCTCCAGATCCAAAGCAAACTGAGCTGTTGATCAAGTCTGGCTGTACAGCAATTGCCTACGAGACTGTCACCGATAACGCCGGTACGCTTCCACTCCTAGCCCCAATGTCTGAAGTTGCTGGCCGTATGTCTATCCAAGCCGGCGCGCATCATCTTGAAAAAGCTCAAGGCGGTTGTGGTGTACTTCTTGGCGGCGTTCCTGGTGTTGCACCAGCTAAAGTATTGATTATCGGTGGCGGTGTAGTAGGCACGCAGGCCGCTCGCATGGCTGTTGGCATGGGTGCTGACGTAACGATTCTTGATCGCTCGCTAACTCGCCTAAAGCAGTTAGACACAGAGTTTGATGGGCGTCTTCGTACTATCTATTCTACTGCTGATGCGATTGAAGAGTACTCGTCAGAGGCGGATCTCGTCATTGGCGCGGTATTGATCCCGGGTGCAG
This window contains:
- a CDS encoding DUF2721 domain-containing protein; amino-acid sequence: MIEHQLDLTTPALLFPAISLLLLAYTNRFLTLAQLLRQVRRQSIDFSHFSGAQQVKNLRFRVLLIRWMQFLGVAAFLLCTATMLALYLSAATVASLLFLGSLITLCGSLIFSMWEIHISMVAINLELEGLERESTEGSEGQG
- a CDS encoding LrgB family protein; amino-acid sequence: MASWFLAGATMLTLLVCYRFSLWAYRRSGAMPLLHPVFSLSAMVFAVLILTPLNYGQFMVGGEYLLRCLELAIVALALPIYRSVRELASGFARLAAGLAVCSVLLGILAIGPLPWVGVDEAVWLSLAPKSVTTPVAYTLAEMMGALAPISALSVSLTGAMGAFMGPYVLARLGVENTAVRGLSQGLTAHAFATAKLLEHNPVEAGFSALGMGLNAILTALWLPLAFAAFSTFAL
- a CDS encoding CidA/LrgA family protein, with translation MQSLKWLAKALAMVVCLSAFLAVGKLLQASFSLPFPGAIIGMILLVVALTAIGRIPDWLGEPVDRVLPHLSLFFVPAIVGVTQIDILDAWGWLLLVTYLFVSWLLSLIVVALILQRAMRKTD
- a CDS encoding malate synthase G, with amino-acid sequence MTQYQSIGTLQVADVLADFINRDVLPGLAIEPAAFWAGFEQIIEGFVPQNRELLIKRDDLQARISEYHRHHNNPEFNRYKSFLQEIGYLEPVVDDFQITTDKVDAELAQQAGPQLVVPIMNARYALNAANARWGSLYDALYGTDAIISEPAGKGYDTVRGEQVISWAKKWLDDNFQLQSGSHQDAVSYRVESGELVVVLASGDSVRLRDSSAWKGFSGEPQQPERILLEHNRLSVELQFDASTNVGQADSANMSDILLESALSTIMDCEDSVAAVDAEDKVLCYRNWLGLMQGNLVENIEKNGKTIQRKLNEDRRYIGRGGETIVIKGRSLLFVRNVGHLMTNDAILDAQGREVPEGIIDGVVTSLISLYDLRRGEEGNSRCGSIYIVKPKMHGSAEVAFADALFAAIERLYQLPSGTIKMGIMDEERRTSINLKNCIAAASSRVAFINTGFLDRTGDEIHTSMLAGAFLPKAEIKQAVWLGAYENSNVDIGLQCGLQGRAQIGKGMWPIPDQMAEMLKQKIGHPKAGANTAWVPSPTAATLHALHYHQVSVSSIQDELQTRTPASVDDILQIPLQANPSVLDEKTRLHELDNNVQGILGYVVRWVDMGVGCSKVPDINNVGLMEDRATLRISSQHICNWLTQELITAEQVNASMLKMAAIVDQQNAQDPAYQPMATNPSESLAFAAARDLIFLGAEQPSGYTEPLLHAYRRKVKSLEDSCNH
- a CDS encoding GNAT family N-acetyltransferase, whose protein sequence is MPNTQTKSAPQHQLIRQLKAEDISTVQRIAELAWRAHYPGIISHEQIDFMLGWMYSHDQLRSDMERGVQFAGAYKDEELVGFAGWELIDSQTAYLHKLYLLPNEIGAGIGSQMLSWIKREATEAGASQLKLAVNKANVKAIKAYERNGFSQLESVCNDIGNGFVMDDYIYGIALS
- a CDS encoding Lrp/AsnC ligand binding domain-containing protein, which codes for MKNLSKIDKNILRLLQKNGRMSYAELSRQVGLSTTPCMERVKRLEKQGVIKGYTAVIDPSYLSAGLVVFVQIRLARKAQGIFSEFREAAIKLEEVQECYLVSGNFDYLIKARVADMPAYRHFLGETLLTLPDVQESTSYVVMEEVKETLSVPIPYA
- the ald gene encoding alanine dehydrogenase; the protein is MLIGVPKEIKNHEYRIGLTPAGVKELIANGHQVMVEFNGGDAIGFSNDQYVAAGAEIVEKASDIFARADMIIKVKEPQPVECEMLRPGQLLFTYLHLAPDPKQTELLIKSGCTAIAYETVTDNAGTLPLLAPMSEVAGRMSIQAGAHHLEKAQGGCGVLLGGVPGVAPAKVLIIGGGVVGTQAARMAVGMGADVTILDRSLTRLKQLDTEFDGRLRTIYSTADAIEEYSSEADLVIGAVLIPGAAAPKLITKAHLKAMKKGAVVVDVAIDQGGCFETSRATTHQEPTYVVEDVVHYCVANMPGGVARTSTMALTNATLPFAVALANKGAAKAIADDKHLANGLNVHAGKVTCEAVSVALGYDYVAPSIALA